From a region of the Panicum virgatum strain AP13 chromosome 2K, P.virgatum_v5, whole genome shotgun sequence genome:
- the LOC120695024 gene encoding uncharacterized protein LOC120695024: protein MHQYNFVSPHQPMLTSPQVVSETVWSQPDVQEIPCPPTASKKGKDKKVSRRDSNFTTEEDEVICSAWLNVTTDAAIGCNQTEGGFYKRIHTYFKQNKPQGSEHNQIAIQGRLPIWIDTIS, encoded by the exons ATGCACCAG TACAATTTTGTGAGCCCACATCAACCGATGCTCACCTCGCCCCAGGTAGTCTCTGAAACAGTATGGAGTCAACCAGATGTTCAAGAAATTCCTTGTCCCCCTACAGCATCCAAGAAGGGGAAGGACAAGAAGGTATCTAGGAGGGATTCGAACTTTACAACAGAAGAAGATGAAGTGATATGCTCGGCGTGGTTGAATGTGACCACAGATGCTGCAATTG GATGCAATCAAACCGAAGGAGGTTTCTACAAGCGCATACATACCTATTTCAAGCAGAACAAACCGCAAGGAAGTGAACACAACCAGATTGCCATTCAAGGTAGATTGCCAATCTGGATAGATACCATCAGCTAG
- the LOC120695880 gene encoding wall-associated receptor kinase 3-like, producing the protein MHAGASIGFVALVAIVTGAYLTRERRKLQRIKRNYFRQHGVAFKILSEEELQQATDKFDEKRIVGHKGILKGGVEVAIKKCKTIGEKQKKEFGREMLILSQINHRNVVKLLGCCLEVEVPALVYEFVPGGTLHELIHGSPVRRRISLEARLQIAHDSAEAEALAYLYSSASLPVLHGDVKSSNILLDGGTAKVSDFGASILVPSDAGADTRGRLHPGAVGCRGGYKRGARGAQAPLSSSNYT; encoded by the coding sequence ATGCATGCAGGTGCAAGCATCGGATTTGTTGCCCTTGTGGCTATCGTCACTGGCGCATACCTGACCAGGGAAAGGCGAAAGCTACAGCGCATCAAGCGCAATTATTTCCGGCAGCATGGCGTGGCGTTCAAAATCTTGTCGGAAGAAGAGCTACAGCAAGCCACCGACAAGTTCGACGAGAAGCGCATCGTCGGTCACAAAGGCATCCTCAAGGGCGGCGTCGAGGTGGCCATCAAGAAATGCAAGACCATCGGcgagaagcagaagaaagagttcgGCAGGGAGATGCTGATCCTGTCCCAGATAAACCACCGGAACGTCGTCAAGCTCCTGGGCTGCTGCCTTGAGGTGGAGGTGCCGGCCCTGGTCTACGAGTTCGTCCCCGGCGGCACGCTGCACGAGCTCATCCATGGCAGCCCCGTCCGGCGGCGCATCTCCCTGGAAGCTCGCCTGCAGATCGCCCACGACTCCGCCGAGGCGGAGGCACTCGCCTACCTGTACTCGTCGGCGTCGTTGCCGGTCCTCCACGGCGACGTCAAGTCCTCCAACATCCTCCTCGACGGCGGCACCGCCAAGGTCTCCGACTTCGGCGCCTCCATCCTGGTGCCGTCGGATGCAGGGGCGGATACAAGAGGGCGCCTCCATCCTGGTGCCGTCGGATGCAGGGGCGGATACAagaggggggctaggggggctcaagcccccctaagCTCCTCTAATTACACGTAA
- the LOC120664814 gene encoding uncharacterized protein LOC120664814, with amino-acid sequence MTRWDEILTLPVQNPPTLEFSAADIMWSMVEGWKDSMDRLALIPYSRVNDFVRGESNNKDCPTRFHVEARRRRPPTMNCKPKVDGILEYILYWCSFGPDDYRKGGDVRPSRPFSEKRKTPAGRPNTKRGCACHFIVKRLIAEPSVALVIYNHNKHVDKKGMPCHGPMDKMAVGTKAMFAPYISDELRLQVMSLLYVGIPVETIMQRHTEMVEKQGGPSNRDDLLTHRYVRRLERKIRRSDYELDDDDAISIDIWVENHQDCVFFYEDFSDTDTFVLGIQTDWQLQQMIQFGSRSLLASDSKFGTNKLKYPVHSILVFDQQRNAIPVAWIITPNFAHGEIYKWMGALYDRAHTKDPTWQLGGFIIDDPLADVRTIREVFQCPVLISLWRIRHAWHKNLVNKCSDIEKRSVMAKFLGDAISSICRGGGNVELFEAFLQDFVDFPGFLDYFRALWFPRLGAWTAVLKATPLATAEVASAIESYHHLLKLRLLNEADESVYWRADWLVHKLGTKVHSYYWLDGYSGKDCFSRYWRSEWSSGLNPWRQGLQIPDSDVAIEGNCARVVSQKNKEKSHVVWNPGSEFALCDCNWSRKGHLCKHAIKSTKVCRDRGLAPPSLALFRYYQALANLVHCPPSDTVISDHAMAVAVSVKTQLDAVICTTNCGSSNRPVFQDPQLASKPRESEIEEINTENGVCTSQSKAASGDDEEVPINQGSPARKKRKSGNANGNNEDVSTYQDSPARKKRKSGEASDNDEEASTEEDSHVYERSKSGKDFADNEEVSIDQDSPDHEKKKAGRSFDDEGTSATQIKQPSETESSQATVGMIDSSVKC; translated from the exons ATGACTAGGTGGGATGAAATTTTGACTCTTCCAGTTCAGAACCCACCCACATTGGAGTTCTCAGCTGCAGATATCATGTGGTCCATGGTGGAAGGCTGGAAGGACTCTATGGACAGGCTTGCACTTATACCATATTCTAGGGTGAATGACTTTGTCAGAGGAGAGTCAAACAACAAAGATTGCCCAACAAGATTTCATGTGGAAGCACGGAGGAGGCGTCCTCCGACAATGAACTGCAAGCCAAAAGTTGATGGGATACTTGAGTATATTCT GTATTGGTGTTCTTTTGGTCCGGATGATTATAGAAAGGGTGGTGATGTCCGGCCTAGCAGGCCCTTCTCAGAAAAGAGGAAAACACCTGCTGGACGCCCTAATACAAAGAGAGGATGTGCTTGCCATTTTATTGTGAAGCGCTTGATTGCTGAACCATCGGTGGCTCTTGTGATATATAACCATAATAAGCATGTAGATAAGAAAGGCATGCCATGCCATGGTCCTATGGACAAGATGGCTGTAGGGACAAAGGCAATGTTTGCACCATACATCTCAGATGAGCTTCGCCTGCAAGTTATGTCTTTGCTCTACGTTGGTATTCCTGTGGAGACCATAATGCAGAGGCATACTGAAATGGTTGAAAAGCAAGGAGGGCCATCAAATAGAGATGATCTTCTTACTCACAGATATGTTAGGAGACTGGAAAGGAAAATACGGCGTTCTgattatgagcttgatgatgaTGACGCTATAAGTATCGACATATGGGTTGAAAATCACCAGGACTGTGTATTCTTCTATGAAGATTTTTCAGACACAGACACCTTTGTCCTGGGCATTCAGACGGATTGGCAGCTGCAGCAAATGATTCAGTTTGGCAGCCGTAGTTTACTGGCTTCTGATTCAAAGTTTGGAACAAACAAGCTAAAG TATCCTGTACACAGCATCCTTGTTTTCGACCAGCAGAGAAATGCAATTCCTGTTGCGTGGATTATAACCCCCAATTTCGCACATGGTGAAATATATAAATGGATGGGCGCTCTTTATGACCGAGCTCACACAAAAGATCCTACATGGCAATTGGGTGGCTTTATCATTGATGATCCCTTGGCAGATGTTCGCACAATAAG GGAAGTGTTCCAGTGCCCGGTGCTGATCAGTTTGTGGCGTATCCGGCATGCTTGGCATAAAAATTTGGTCAATAAATGTTCAGACATTGAGAAGCGTTCAGTGATGGCCAAATTTCTTGGAGATGCTATATCCAGTATATGTAGAGGAGGTGGTAATGTTGAATTATTTGAAGCCTTTCTACAAGATTTTGTTGATTTTCCTGGGTTTCTAGACTACTTCAGAGCACTATGGTTTCCAAGACTTG GGGCATGGACAGCTGTCTTAAAGGCTACTCCGTTGGCTACTGCAGAGGTAGCTTCGGCAATCGAGAGCTACCATCATCTGCTAAAACTTCGGCTACTGAATGAGGCAGATGAAAGCGTCTACTGGCGTGCAGATTGGTTGGTTCATAAGTTGGGTACAAAGGTCCATTCTTACTACTGGCTTGATGGATACTCAGGAAAGGACTGCTTTTCACGTTACTGGAGGAGTGAGTGGAGCAGTGGCCTAAACCCATGGCGCCAGGGATTGCAGATTCCAGATTCTGATGTTGCCATTGAAGGCAATTGTGCCAGAGTGGTCAGCCAGAAGAACAAGGAGAAGTCACATGTCGTATGGAATCCAGGTTCTGAGTTTGCGTTATGCGATTGTAACTGGTCAAGGAAAGGACACCTTTGCAAACATGCAATAAAGTCGACCAAGGTCTGCCGTGACAGGGGATTGGCGCCGCCATCGTTAGCCCTGTTCCGCTATTACCAGGCACTGGCAAATCTTGTTCATTGCCCACCCAGTGATACTGTGATTAGTGACCATGCAATGGCTGTGGCTGTTTCTGTTAAGACACAGTTAGATGCAGTGATTTGCACCACTAATTGTGGCTCTTCAAATAGGCCAGTTTTCCAGGATCCACAATTAGCCAGTAAACCAAGAGAATCTGAAATTGAGGAAATCAACACTGAGAATGGTGTGTGCACAAGTCAATCCAAGGCTGCTTCtggtgatgatgaagaagtacCCATAAATCAGGGCAGTCCAGCTCGCAAGAAAAGAAAGTCAGGGAATGCTAATGGCAACAATGAAGATGTTTCAACATATCAGGACAGTCCGGCTCGCAAGAAAAGGAAGTCAGGAGAAGCTTCCGACAATGATGAAGAGGCTTCCACAGAAGAGGACAGCCATGTTTATGAGAGAAGCAAGTCTGGAAAAGACTTTGCTGATAACGAAGAGGTTTCCATAGATCAGGACAGTCCAGATCATGAGAAAAAGAAAGCTGGGAGAAGCTTCGACGATGAAGGAACTTCGGCGACACAAATTAAGCAACCGTCAGAGACAGAAAGCAGCCAAGCAACCGTTGGAATGATCGATTCTTCAGTCAAATGTTAG